In the genome of Streptomyces sp. NBC_00259, the window ACAGCGGAAGCAGCATCGGAGGCGCAGTCCATGGAGCCCGTCATATCCGTCCGCGGAGCCAGGGCCACGCTCGGCTCGCGCCCCGTGCTGCGTGGCGTCGACCTCACCGTGCACCGCGGTGAGGTCGTCGCGCTGCTCGGTGCGAACGGCTCGGGCAAGTCGACGGCCGTGCGGTCGGTGATCGGTCAGGTGCCGCTCACGGACGGTTCGGTGTCGCTGTTCGGTACGGAGCTGCGGCGTTTCCGTCAGTGGTCGCGGGTGGGTTACGTACCGCAGCGGACGACCGCGACGAGTGGTGTGCCCGCGACGGTCCGCGAGGTGGTGGCTTCCGGCCGGCTGTCGCGTACGAAGCTGAGGTGGCCGTCCGGGGAGGACAGGGCCGCCGTGCGGCGGGCGATCGAGCTGGTCGGGCTGGCCGACCGGGCGAAGGACTCGGTGAGCGCCCTGTCCGGCGGCCAGCACCAGCGGGTGCTGATCGCCCGTGCGCTGGCCGCCGACCCCGAACTGCTGATCATGGACGAGCCGATGGCGGGCGTGGACCTCGCCAGCCAGCAGATCCTGGCCGGGACGCTGCGCGAGCAGGTGGCGGCCGGGGCGACGGTGCTGCTCGTGCTCCATGAACTGGGCCCGCTGGAGCCGCTGATCGACCGCGCGGTGGTGCTGCGCGACGGCTGTGTCGTCCATGACGGTCCGCCGCCCGAGGCGGTCGGCCAGCATGCGCTGCCGGGCCACGACCATGTACATCCGCACGCGGCCGACGAGCCGCTCCGCACGGGACTGCTGACCTGATCATGGAACTGCTCCAGGACCCCTTCATGCAGCGGGCGCTGCTGGCCGCCGTGCTGGTCGGCATCACGGCGCCCGCCGTGGGCATTCATCTGGTCCAGCGCCGGCAGGCGCTGATGGGCGACGGCATCGGCCATGTCGCGATGACGGGTGTCGGTCTCGGCTTCCTGCTGTCCACCAACCCGGTGTGGGTGGCGACGCTGGTCGCGGTCGCCGGTTCCGTCGCGATGGAGCTGATCCGGGCCTACGGTCGTACGCGCGGGGACATCGCGCTGGCGATGCTGTTCTACGGCGGCATGGCGGGCGGCGTCCTGCTGATGAACCTCAGCGACACCGGCTCGACGGCCAAGCTCACCTCGTATCTCTTCGGCTCGCTGTCGACGGTCTCGGACGAGGACGTCGTCGCGATCTGTGTGCTGGCGGCCTTCGTGCTGCTGGTGACGGTCGGTCTGCGGCGGCAACTGTTCGCGATCAGCCAGGACGAGGAGTTCGCACGGGTCACGGGTCTTCCGGTGCGGGCGATGAACCTCCTGGTGGCGGTGACGGCCGCGGTGACGGTGACGGTGGCGATGCGTGTGGTGGGTCTGCTGCTGGTGAGCGCGCTGATGGTGGTGCCGGTGGCGGCGGCGCAGCAGATCACCCGGTCGTTCGCGGTGACGTTCGTCGTGGCCGTGGCGATCGGTGTCGCGGTCACGCTGACGGGTACGGTCGCCACGTACTACCAGGATGTGCCGCCGGGTGCGACGATCGTGCTGCTGGCGATCGGGGTCTTCGGGCTGCTGACGGTGCTGGCGGCGCCGCTGGCCAGGCGGCGGGCGAGATCGGCGGAGAGCGCGGCCGGGGCGGCCGGGGCGGAGTGCGATGTGGACGTTCCGTCCGCGGGCCGTGTGACCGGTGATGTCGCGACTGTCCGGTCGGTGGCCGAAAAAGGCTGATCGGCGCTCCGGTCCGGGCCTGGCAGAATGTCCGGCGGAGAGCGGCGCAACGTTAGGAGGCACCTGTGGCGACGGCTGGACCCCCCGTGCGCGGCCGGTCGACCCGTCAGCGGGCCGCGGTGGCGGCGGCGCTGGACGAGGTGGACGAGTTCCGCAGTGCGCAGGAGCTGCACGACATGCTCAAGCACCGCGGCGATTCGGTCGGCCTGACGACGGTCTACCGGACGCTGCAGTCCCTCGCCGACGCCGGTGAGGTGGATGTGCTGCGCACGAGCGACGGTGAGGCGGTGTACCGGCGTTGTGAGTCCGGTGAGCACCACCATCACCTGGTGTGCCGGATGTGCGGCAAGGCGGTCGAGGTCGAGGGCCCCGCGGTGGAGCAGTGGGCGGAGACGATTGCCGCGCAGCACGGTTATGTGAACGTGGCACACACCGTGGAGATCTTCGGTACGTGCGCGGAGTGCGCGCGCAAGTGAATCGACGTCGTCGAGTGAGTCGACGTAGGTGAAAGGGCCTGCACCCGGCGCCGGGTGCAGGCCCTTTCCCGTGCGCCGGGTCAGCCGGCGGGGTCCGGGGCCGGAGCGGGGGCCGGGTCCTTGCCCTGCATGGCGAGGAGTTCCTCGTTGGGGATCGCACCGCCGAAGCGGCGGTCGCGTGAGGCGAACTCCAGGCAGGCCCGCCACAGGTCACGGCGGTCGAAGTCGGGCCAGAGCACGTCCTGGAAGACCATCTCGGCGTAGGCGCTCTGCCAGATCAGGTAGTTGGAGGTGCGCTGCTCGCCGCTCGGCCGCAGGAAGAGGTCGACGTCCGGCATGTCCGGGTAGTACAGGTACTTCTGGAGGGTCTTCTCGTTGACCTTGGACGGGTCGAGCCGCCCGGCCTTCACATCCGCCGCCAGCGCCTGCGCCGCGTCCGCGATCTCCGCGCGCCCGCCGTAGTTCATGCAGAAGTACAGCGTGAGCCTGTCGTTGTCCTTGGTCTGCTCCTGGGCGATCTGGAGCTCCTTGGCGACCGACTTCCACAGCTTGGGCATCCGGCCCACCCAGCGGACCCGGATGCCGAGTGCGTCGAGCTGGTCGCGGGTCTTGCGGATGAAGTCGCGGTTGAAGTTCATCAGGAAGCGCACCTCGTCCGGCGAGCGCTTCCAGTTCTCGGTGGAGAAGGCGTAGAGGGAGATGCTTCCGACGCCCATCTCGATCGCGCCCTGCAGCACGTCCAGCACGCGCTCGGCGCCGACCTTGTGCCCCTCGGTGCGGGGCAGGCCGCGCTCCTTGGCCCAGCGGCCGTTGCCGTCCATGACGATCGCCACGTGCTTCGGCACGAGCTCGCCGGGGATCTTCGGCGGGCGGGCACCGGAGGGGTGCGGTTCGGGGACCTCGTACTCGCGGCGGGAACGTCCCAGGAATCCGCGTCGTGCCATGGGGTCACACTCTCCTAGTTCTTCTCTACGTACCGCAGCGATCGCAGGCCGCGCTCCAGGTGCCAGTGCAGATAGGCGGACACCAGTCCGCCGCCCTCCCTGACGTGGCGCTCCTCGCACGCCTCCGCGGCGTCCCAGTCTCCGGTCAGCAGCGCGCTGAGCAGTGCGACGGCCTCCGCAGAGGGTACGACGCTGCCGGGTACCCGGCAGTCGGCGCATATGACTCCGCCGGCCGCGACGGAGAAGAATCGGTTCGGCCCGTGGATGCCGCACTTCGCGCAGTCCTCGAACGACGGCGCGTAGCCGTTCACGGCGAGGGAGCGCAGCAGGAACGCGTCGAGGATGAGGTGCGGCGGGTGCTCGCCGCGGGAGAGGGAGCGCAGCCCGCCGACGAGCAGCAGGTACTGCTGCACGGCCGGCTCGCCCTCGTGGTCGGTGAACCGCTCCGCGGTCTCCAGCATGGCGGTGCCGGCGGTGTAGCGGGCGTAGTCGGTGACGATCCCGCTGCCGTACGGAGCGATGGTCTCGCTCTGTGTGCACAGCGGGAGCCCGCGGCCGACGAGATCGCTGCCCCGTGCGAAGAACTGCACGTCCACGTGCGAGAACGGTTCGAGCCGCGCCCCGAACTTCGACTTGGTACGGCGCACCCCACGGGCGACGGCGCGGACGCGCCCGTGGGCGCGGGTGAGGATCGTGATGATCCGGTCCGCCTCACCCAGCTTCTGGGTGCGCAGCACGATGCCGTCGTCGCGGAACAGACTCATGGGGTCATTGTCCCGTACGGAGAGGGGCCGCCGGCCCCGGACCCGACAGGCACACCCCAGACGTGATGCACACACTCCGAGGTATACTGATATACGCATGCGTATATCACGAGGAGGGGTTCTCTTGAGCAGAACCGTCATCGACCTGGACGACGAGGCTCTGGAGGCGGCCGCGAAGGAGCTCGGCACCACCACCAAGCGCGACACCGTCAACGCGGCCCTGCGCGAGGTGACAGCGCGGTACCGGCGCCTGCGCTCGCTCGAGAACGCTCGCCGGCTCGTCGCCCAGGGTGCCCTGGATGTGGACATCCTCCTGGACAAGCGCAAGTACCGGGGCGGAGCAGGGGACGAGGAGATCGACGACGTGCCGAGGACCGCGTAAGTGAACGTCGCCGACTACCTCATCGACACCTCGGCCCTCGTCCGGGTACTCCTCGGCAGGACGACGGAAGAGTGGGACAAGAGGATCAGTGCGGGTCTCGTCGCGATCTGCGACTTCACTGAACTGGAGGTTCTGTGTTCGGCCCGTTCCTCCGCGCACCGGGACGAAGTGAAACGCGAGATCAACACGCACTACGCCTGGTGCCCGCTCCCCGACGGCGTCTACCGCCGCGCACGCGTGGTCCAGGACGAGCTCACCGCCAAGGGTGAGCACCGCAGCGCCGGACCGGTCGACCTCCTCGTGGCCGCCGTCGCCGAAGAGGCCGGGCTCACACTCCTCCACTACGACCGGGACTTCGAAACGATTGCCCGCACCACGGGCCAGCCGACCAAAATGATCGACCTCCGGAACTGACTTACGGCACCTCACCGCGGCTGCGGGCGTTCGCGTACGCCGTGGCCGCGCGGAGGCGCTCCATGGCGGTGGCGGCGCGCACCACCTCCGGGGCGCAGTCCCATTCGCGGCCGCCGCCGATCGGTCTGAGCTGTACGTACGGCCCCTCGTACCCCATGACTCTGCCCATCCGGCCGGTGCTCGTGTCGATCACGTACGACCCCACCGCCGGCGGCTTCATCGGTCCGTCTCCGGCCCGGGCAGCGCAGCGGCCATCCTCCGCGCGGTCTCGACATTGCACCGGCCCAGCTCGACCAGGACGCGCGTCTCGCGTCCGTCGTACGACAGGGGGTCGATCCCGAGCGACGGCAACGTCACGCCGATACGTGCGAGCGCGCCCCGCAATTCCGCCACGACCGCTTCCGCGTCCTGGAGGTGTTCCCTTTCCGCCACAGCGCTCCTCTCCTCGTGCTTCCCGTGCTTCCGGATGTCTTGTGTCTTTCCCATCTCGAGTGTGAAGACACGGACCTAGAATCGGCAGACATACGCGCGCTACAACTGCACGGCAGCACAAAGGAGTTAATCCATGGCCAACGCAGGTATGGGGCGGGGAGCCTGGGCACGGCAGGCGGCCTGGGAGTTCTTCGGCCTGGAGCTGAAGCGGAGGCGGGAGGCGGCCGGGCTGACGCAGGGGGAACTGGGGCGGCGGGTATTCGTCTCCGGCGGGTACATCGGCCAATTCGAACAGGCGATTAGGAAGCCGCAGAAGGACGTGGCGGGACGGATCGACGAGGCGCTACAAACCGACGGCTTTTTCGAACGGATGTGGAGGAAGCTGATCGCGGATTCGCCGTACGCGGATTACTTCGCGGCGGTGGCGGAGCTGGAAGTGCCGGCGACGAGGATCTGTCAGTTCGCACCCACGGTCGTGCCGGGCC includes:
- a CDS encoding metal ABC transporter ATP-binding protein produces the protein MEPVISVRGARATLGSRPVLRGVDLTVHRGEVVALLGANGSGKSTAVRSVIGQVPLTDGSVSLFGTELRRFRQWSRVGYVPQRTTATSGVPATVREVVASGRLSRTKLRWPSGEDRAAVRRAIELVGLADRAKDSVSALSGGQHQRVLIARALAADPELLIMDEPMAGVDLASQQILAGTLREQVAAGATVLLVLHELGPLEPLIDRAVVLRDGCVVHDGPPPEAVGQHALPGHDHVHPHAADEPLRTGLLT
- a CDS encoding metal ABC transporter permease, which codes for MELLQDPFMQRALLAAVLVGITAPAVGIHLVQRRQALMGDGIGHVAMTGVGLGFLLSTNPVWVATLVAVAGSVAMELIRAYGRTRGDIALAMLFYGGMAGGVLLMNLSDTGSTAKLTSYLFGSLSTVSDEDVVAICVLAAFVLLVTVGLRRQLFAISQDEEFARVTGLPVRAMNLLVAVTAAVTVTVAMRVVGLLLVSALMVVPVAAAQQITRSFAVTFVVAVAIGVAVTLTGTVATYYQDVPPGATIVLLAIGVFGLLTVLAAPLARRRARSAESAAGAAGAECDVDVPSAGRVTGDVATVRSVAEKG
- a CDS encoding Fur family transcriptional regulator, whose translation is MATAGPPVRGRSTRQRAAVAAALDEVDEFRSAQELHDMLKHRGDSVGLTTVYRTLQSLADAGEVDVLRTSDGEAVYRRCESGEHHHHLVCRMCGKAVEVEGPAVEQWAETIAAQHGYVNVAHTVEIFGTCAECARK
- a CDS encoding isoprenyl transferase, with translation MARRGFLGRSRREYEVPEPHPSGARPPKIPGELVPKHVAIVMDGNGRWAKERGLPRTEGHKVGAERVLDVLQGAIEMGVGSISLYAFSTENWKRSPDEVRFLMNFNRDFIRKTRDQLDALGIRVRWVGRMPKLWKSVAKELQIAQEQTKDNDRLTLYFCMNYGGRAEIADAAQALAADVKAGRLDPSKVNEKTLQKYLYYPDMPDVDLFLRPSGEQRTSNYLIWQSAYAEMVFQDVLWPDFDRRDLWRACLEFASRDRRFGGAIPNEELLAMQGKDPAPAPAPDPAG
- the recO gene encoding DNA repair protein RecO; this encodes MSLFRDDGIVLRTQKLGEADRIITILTRAHGRVRAVARGVRRTKSKFGARLEPFSHVDVQFFARGSDLVGRGLPLCTQSETIAPYGSGIVTDYARYTAGTAMLETAERFTDHEGEPAVQQYLLLVGGLRSLSRGEHPPHLILDAFLLRSLAVNGYAPSFEDCAKCGIHGPNRFFSVAAGGVICADCRVPGSVVPSAEAVALLSALLTGDWDAAEACEERHVREGGGLVSAYLHWHLERGLRSLRYVEKN
- a CDS encoding type II toxin-antitoxin system VapB family antitoxin, with amino-acid sequence MSRTVIDLDDEALEAAAKELGTTTKRDTVNAALREVTARYRRLRSLENARRLVAQGALDVDILLDKRKYRGGAGDEEIDDVPRTA
- a CDS encoding PIN domain nuclease, which produces MNVADYLIDTSALVRVLLGRTTEEWDKRISAGLVAICDFTELEVLCSARSSAHRDEVKREINTHYAWCPLPDGVYRRARVVQDELTAKGEHRSAGPVDLLVAAVAEEAGLTLLHYDRDFETIARTTGQPTKMIDLRN